A single Pantanalinema sp. DNA region contains:
- a CDS encoding LamG-like jellyroll fold domain-containing protein has product MDPSRPAQAIQEGSSLWGRVTSGYEAQATAAELVAYATVTLLDASNTVVATGLTDASGAFGLNPFVSWTPTTNAVYVLDALKTFDKTNDRAALRFRTLVCWDGSKWRSLSGSTTSQGGGAGVILNAQTTALAAIKDLRAVAGTSLLDALNPSTGVFTPAGGVTATELATVTGLVSQALASNLDPVKWLTYTASDTTYRLQLQSGQGRQLFDLEDALSASGTGSTLVAGRDGGTAIAFSNALALFDGQIGGKGTAPGLMDSPIVVTVDRGGTVWVAEWKNHRIQKFAADGRFISTFGSFGTGAGQFDSPHGISLDPDGNFLTTELTNHRLQKFDANGNFLFGIGQGSRWTVAPGSVASGSLNSEFWNPSNGTIAPDGTLWVSDYLNYRVLRFSADGTALMQTLGSGLGTGPGQFKGPTGLAFAPNGDVYVCDRANNRIQRFSSAGSYLATIGAGVLTAPDDLKFDNAGNMWVSEFSTVATASRIVKFDSSGALLGAYGGLGYGNGQFRQPRGLSFGPDGKMWVVDYQNHRVQRLIPANAPAVFPAKGRFNATRGTISFWFKPNWNGDDGIDHCLVRVQGGTECNFGLHKFGNRLYFYVTAGVGDETKTRRIGFELPDTAALIKAGRWHHLAATWDGPTSDVRLFLDGRAAGGLSNDNPGATLNFGPGATLTVGADTNLNTPADSVFDRFQIRDAALSPEAIARAARGLVQE; this is encoded by the coding sequence GTGGACCCGTCTCGCCCCGCACAGGCCATCCAGGAAGGCTCGTCCCTGTGGGGACGGGTCACGTCGGGTTACGAAGCCCAGGCGACGGCTGCCGAGCTCGTGGCCTACGCGACGGTGACCCTGCTCGATGCGAGCAACACGGTGGTGGCCACCGGCCTGACGGACGCCTCGGGGGCCTTCGGCCTCAACCCCTTCGTGAGCTGGACGCCCACGACCAATGCCGTCTACGTGCTCGATGCGCTCAAGACTTTCGACAAGACCAACGATCGTGCGGCACTTCGCTTCCGCACCCTGGTCTGCTGGGACGGCAGCAAGTGGCGATCGCTCTCGGGCAGCACGACTTCGCAGGGCGGCGGGGCAGGGGTGATCCTGAACGCCCAGACCACGGCGCTTGCCGCCATCAAGGACCTGCGAGCGGTGGCGGGGACGAGCCTGCTGGATGCCCTGAACCCTTCGACCGGTGTTTTCACCCCCGCGGGCGGGGTGACGGCCACCGAGCTGGCGACGGTGACGGGCCTGGTGAGCCAGGCGCTCGCCTCCAACCTGGACCCGGTCAAGTGGCTGACCTACACCGCCTCGGATACGACTTATCGCTTGCAATTGCAAAGCGGGCAGGGGCGGCAGCTCTTCGATCTCGAGGATGCCCTCTCGGCGTCCGGCACCGGCAGCACGCTCGTCGCCGGCCGCGACGGGGGGACGGCGATCGCCTTTTCGAACGCGCTCGCCCTCTTCGACGGCCAAATCGGCGGAAAGGGAACGGCCCCGGGGCTGATGGACTCTCCGATCGTCGTCACCGTCGATCGAGGGGGGACCGTCTGGGTGGCGGAGTGGAAGAACCATCGCATCCAGAAGTTCGCCGCTGACGGCCGCTTCATCTCGACCTTCGGGAGCTTCGGCACGGGGGCGGGCCAGTTCGATTCGCCGCACGGCATCAGCCTCGATCCGGACGGGAATTTCCTGACCACCGAGCTCACCAATCATCGCCTGCAGAAGTTCGACGCCAATGGCAACTTCCTCTTCGGGATCGGCCAGGGCAGCCGCTGGACCGTCGCGCCGGGGAGCGTGGCCTCGGGCAGCCTCAATTCGGAATTCTGGAATCCCAGCAACGGCACGATCGCCCCCGACGGGACCCTCTGGGTCTCCGATTACCTGAACTACCGTGTCCTTCGCTTCAGCGCCGACGGGACGGCCTTGATGCAGACGCTCGGCTCGGGTCTCGGCACGGGCCCGGGCCAGTTCAAGGGCCCCACGGGGCTCGCCTTCGCCCCGAACGGCGACGTCTACGTCTGCGATCGCGCGAACAACCGGATCCAGCGCTTTTCCTCGGCTGGATCCTACCTCGCGACGATCGGGGCCGGCGTTCTGACCGCACCCGACGACCTGAAGTTCGACAACGCCGGCAACATGTGGGTCTCCGAGTTCTCGACCGTGGCCACGGCGTCGCGGATCGTGAAGTTCGACTCCAGCGGGGCTCTGCTCGGCGCCTACGGGGGCTTGGGCTACGGCAACGGTCAGTTCCGGCAGCCGCGCGGCCTCTCCTTCGGACCGGACGGCAAGATGTGGGTGGTGGATTACCAGAATCACCGCGTCCAGCGCCTGATCCCCGCCAACGCGCCGGCGGTGTTCCCCGCCAAGGGGCGCTTCAACGCGACGCGAGGCACGATCTCCTTCTGGTTCAAGCCGAACTGGAACGGCGACGACGGAATCGACCATTGCCTGGTGCGCGTCCAGGGCGGCACCGAGTGCAACTTCGGCCTGCACAAGTTCGGCAATCGCTTGTACTTCTACGTCACCGCGGGGGTGGGCGACGAGACCAAGACCCGGCGCATCGGGTTCGAGCTCCCCGATACCGCCGCCCTGATCAAGGCGGGCCGCTGGCACCACCTCGCCGCGACCTGGGACGGCCCCACCAGCGACGTACGCCTGTTCCTCGACGGCCGGGCCGCCGGAGGCCTCTCGAACGACAACCCGGGGGCGACGCTCAACTTCGGACCGGGAGCCACCCTCACCGTCGGGGCGGACACGAATCTGAACACCCCGGCCGATTCGGTCTTCGATCGGTTCCAGATCCGCGATGCGGCGCTGAGCCCCGAGGCGATCGCCCGCGCGGCGCGCGGCCTCGTGCAGGAGTAG
- a CDS encoding LamG-like jellyroll fold domain-containing protein gives MRKLRLALSLVIVALLAIGCRPTPLAVSTAVAPASQPVLTGQVLLPEGYGIQATAGQVRANATVTLIDPSTFQAKGTGITAPDGTFTVQALGTFTPTIGSLYLLESSKTLGGTSNSAFRLRTLVQFNAGGWTSVSGTAIQLSATTTAVAILWDHLSLGAADVIGKVSKDAVTGVHQQAGLTASVPELLVRSVESLVSQALLLNLDPVQIVRPGPDGAYRLSFADQSRNMLANAGFEEGGANPAPWRLNAAAGVATYSFETLSPHEGRQAMRFSATAAGDSWFGQGYNGADHRWPLKLEAGRAYTYSVYARGAAGGEKLALAFNYQDPFLEVRSDAFTLTTAWQRYSWTFTPAYSTPKAIALIRFGTGIGQTVGATCYADAAQLEEGAPTDFRPQGSLVLEGFANARESVGVTPVEGRSGTAVFIDRTVNQLANSSFERDSDADGIPDGMSRTAASIATYSLDVDALFHGRSLKIDKTTSGTAEYVKFNHAYTYEAGKTYTFSVWVKGKNVSGSQSSTDFGLYVDPYLPDASLSGVDVRHVAAPVGTFDWTQISLTHTFLNTCTAAALSPIFRNKTGTVWFDGFQVEQGPKATPYGGEPGHDRLTFDAYRYVNKRQGAIAFWYQPTYAWNEGDFKLLSIDGTNSPKWPVLYLAKLGETLTLRTHGGPGFDWDAPTTWTPASQPWKPGEWHHLAITWGPQGKDLYFDGEKVATGAFSGSINGASPLNLLSFACNEFLSVNVFSVVNPQGALDGLKVWDAQRSSVDIRRTYLGIAP, from the coding sequence ATGCGGAAGCTACGGCTTGCTTTGAGCCTCGTGATTGTCGCCTTGCTTGCGATCGGGTGCCGCCCCACGCCGCTGGCCGTCTCGACGGCCGTTGCCCCGGCGTCTCAACCGGTCCTGACCGGGCAGGTCCTGTTGCCCGAGGGGTACGGCATCCAGGCGACAGCGGGCCAGGTGCGGGCCAACGCCACGGTGACCCTGATCGATCCCTCGACCTTCCAGGCCAAGGGCACGGGCATCACCGCCCCGGACGGCACCTTCACCGTCCAGGCGCTGGGGACCTTTACCCCGACCATCGGGTCGCTCTACCTGCTGGAGTCGAGCAAGACGCTGGGCGGGACGTCGAACTCCGCCTTCCGGCTGCGGACCCTGGTTCAGTTCAATGCGGGCGGCTGGACCTCGGTCTCGGGGACCGCCATCCAGCTCTCGGCCACGACCACGGCCGTCGCCATCCTGTGGGACCACCTGAGCCTCGGGGCCGCGGACGTGATCGGCAAGGTGAGCAAGGATGCGGTCACCGGGGTTCACCAGCAGGCGGGCCTCACGGCGAGCGTGCCCGAGCTCCTGGTCCGGTCGGTCGAGTCCCTCGTCTCCCAGGCGCTCCTGTTGAACCTCGATCCGGTGCAGATCGTCCGTCCCGGCCCGGACGGGGCGTATCGCCTCTCTTTCGCGGATCAGAGCCGCAACATGCTCGCGAACGCCGGGTTCGAGGAGGGGGGCGCAAACCCCGCCCCCTGGCGTCTGAATGCCGCCGCGGGAGTGGCGACGTACTCCTTCGAGACGCTGAGTCCTCACGAGGGGCGCCAGGCCATGCGCTTTTCCGCCACGGCCGCGGGTGACTCGTGGTTCGGCCAGGGCTACAACGGTGCCGACCATCGCTGGCCGCTCAAGCTCGAGGCGGGACGTGCATACACCTACTCGGTGTATGCACGGGGCGCCGCGGGGGGCGAGAAGCTCGCCCTCGCCTTCAACTACCAGGATCCGTTCCTGGAGGTGCGCAGCGACGCCTTCACCCTCACCACCGCCTGGCAGCGCTATTCCTGGACCTTCACCCCGGCGTACTCGACCCCCAAGGCGATCGCCCTCATCCGATTCGGGACGGGAATCGGTCAGACCGTCGGCGCCACGTGCTACGCGGATGCGGCCCAGCTCGAAGAAGGCGCTCCCACCGATTTTCGCCCCCAGGGGAGCCTGGTCCTCGAGGGCTTCGCCAACGCCCGTGAGAGCGTCGGCGTGACCCCCGTGGAGGGGCGCAGCGGCACGGCCGTCTTCATCGACCGCACCGTCAACCAGCTCGCCAACTCCAGCTTCGAGCGGGATTCGGACGCCGACGGCATCCCGGACGGGATGAGCCGGACCGCGGCGAGCATCGCCACCTACTCGCTCGACGTGGATGCCCTGTTCCACGGGCGATCGCTGAAGATCGACAAGACCACGAGCGGAACCGCGGAGTACGTCAAGTTCAATCACGCCTACACCTACGAGGCGGGAAAGACCTACACCTTCTCGGTCTGGGTCAAGGGCAAGAACGTCAGCGGCTCGCAGAGCTCCACCGACTTCGGCCTCTACGTGGATCCCTACCTCCCCGATGCCTCGCTCTCCGGCGTGGACGTGCGGCACGTGGCCGCCCCCGTCGGGACCTTCGACTGGACGCAGATCTCGCTGACCCACACCTTCCTCAACACCTGTACCGCCGCCGCGCTGAGCCCCATCTTCCGGAACAAGACGGGCACGGTCTGGTTCGACGGCTTCCAGGTGGAGCAGGGCCCCAAGGCCACGCCCTACGGAGGCGAGCCCGGTCACGATCGCCTGACCTTCGACGCCTATCGCTACGTCAACAAGCGCCAGGGAGCGATCGCGTTCTGGTATCAGCCGACCTACGCCTGGAACGAGGGCGATTTCAAGCTGCTCTCGATCGACGGGACGAACAGCCCGAAGTGGCCGGTGCTGTACCTGGCCAAGCTCGGCGAGACCCTCACCCTGCGGACCCATGGCGGCCCGGGCTTCGATTGGGACGCCCCCACGACCTGGACGCCCGCTTCGCAGCCCTGGAAGCCTGGCGAGTGGCACCACCTCGCGATCACGTGGGGGCCGCAGGGCAAGGATCTGTACTTCGACGGCGAGAAGGTGGCGACGGGAGCCTTTTCGGGGAGCATCAACGGGGCGTCGCCCCTCAACCTGCTGAGCTTCGCCTGCAACGAGTTCCTGAGCGTCAACGTCTTTTCGGTGGTGAACCCACAGGGGGCGCTGGATGGCCTGAAGGTCTGGGACGCGCAGCGATCGTCCGTCGACATCCGCCGCACCTACCTGGGGATCGCGCCATGA
- a CDS encoding carbohydrate binding domain-containing protein, which yields MNSVRLILSLVLSALLVLACRPAPTTPAIAPAVSEAPLLHGEILLPEGYATQATSGQVRANATVTLIDPATFQAKGTGITAPDGTFTVQALGTFTPTLGSPYLLESTKTLGGTSNSTFRLRTLVQFDASGWTSISGASVQLSATTTAVSILWDHLGLATSAVIGKVSRDATTGGHVASDLSASIGAARVREVEALVGQALLLNLDPVQTVRPGPADSFILAMGDAGRNLLRNAGFEEGSALPTHWRTNNTVNASYSVETASPYEGRQSLRINRTGAGDSWLGQGYDSSNGRAPITLVAGRTYTYSVYARGAVGGEALALAFNYQSPFSEQSSSNFSLTTAWQRYSWTFTAGYSTSQAIFLIRHSTVGSTFYLDAIQLEEGSNVTGYQPQGRLLVDGIANVYEGAGVTAAPGRTGNGIVLESGVNIASNSLSPLQNTSFEVDSNADGVPDGLTQTGAGAVCALDSANALFGQYSLKMDRSGGSTAHIVNYPSYYPFKAGKYYTASIWVKGQNISGAPDNANFGLYLDQRTPSAGYGGTSRMAAPTGTFEWTRLSVSFMWTANCDHLDVYPIFRNKTGIAWWDGLQVEEGTVLTPYGGDGTGLDRLSVDARSFNPSQGAVTFWYRPAYEWSDDRGNGYLAGMTNSADDAILLLRKNRASSGRPALGLAVHDGTNWRWIDWVPATDAWAADTWHHIAMTWGPRNSELFVDGERVGVSDYGGPLYFARQIRLLYFSGLCNNVGYCSSGTLDGLKVWDLQRDQAAIRRDALGVAAL from the coding sequence GATACGCCACCCAGGCGACGTCGGGCCAGGTGCGGGCCAACGCCACCGTGACCCTCATCGACCCCGCGACCTTCCAGGCCAAGGGCACGGGCATCACCGCCCCGGACGGCACCTTCACCGTCCAGGCCCTCGGGACCTTCACCCCGACCCTCGGGTCGCCGTACCTGCTCGAATCCACCAAGACGCTGGGCGGGACGTCGAATTCCACCTTCCGGCTGCGGACCCTGGTGCAGTTCGACGCGAGCGGCTGGACCTCGATCTCGGGGGCCAGCGTCCAGCTTTCGGCCACGACCACGGCCGTCTCGATCCTTTGGGACCACCTCGGCCTGGCGACGTCGGCGGTCATCGGCAAGGTGAGCCGGGATGCGACCACCGGTGGCCACGTCGCGAGCGATCTTTCCGCCAGCATCGGCGCCGCCAGGGTCCGCGAGGTCGAGGCCCTCGTCGGTCAGGCCCTGCTCTTGAACCTGGACCCGGTGCAGACCGTCAGGCCAGGGCCTGCCGATTCCTTCATCCTCGCGATGGGGGACGCCGGCCGCAACCTGCTCAGGAACGCGGGGTTCGAGGAGGGGAGCGCGCTTCCCACCCACTGGCGGACGAACAACACCGTGAATGCCAGCTACTCGGTGGAGACGGCGTCCCCCTACGAGGGGCGTCAGAGCTTGCGCATCAACCGGACCGGCGCGGGTGATTCGTGGCTGGGCCAGGGCTACGACAGCTCGAACGGCCGCGCTCCGATCACGCTCGTCGCGGGACGGACCTACACCTACTCGGTCTATGCCCGGGGGGCCGTCGGCGGGGAGGCGCTGGCCCTCGCCTTCAACTACCAGTCCCCGTTCTCCGAGCAGAGCAGCTCGAACTTCTCGCTGACCACGGCCTGGCAGCGCTATTCCTGGACCTTCACCGCCGGCTATTCGACCTCGCAGGCGATTTTCCTGATCCGCCACAGCACCGTCGGCTCGACCTTCTACTTGGACGCGATCCAGCTGGAGGAGGGGAGCAATGTCACCGGCTACCAGCCTCAGGGGCGCCTGCTCGTCGACGGCATCGCCAACGTCTACGAGGGCGCGGGGGTCACGGCGGCCCCGGGGCGCACCGGCAACGGCATCGTGCTGGAGAGCGGGGTCAACATCGCTTCCAACTCGCTCTCGCCGCTCCAGAACACCAGCTTCGAGGTGGACAGCAACGCGGACGGCGTTCCGGACGGCCTGACTCAGACCGGGGCCGGGGCGGTCTGCGCCCTGGATTCGGCGAACGCGCTGTTCGGCCAGTACAGCCTCAAGATGGACCGCTCTGGCGGATCCACCGCGCACATCGTCAACTATCCTTCCTATTACCCCTTCAAGGCCGGCAAGTATTACACCGCGTCCATCTGGGTCAAGGGCCAGAACATCTCCGGCGCCCCCGACAACGCCAACTTCGGCCTCTACCTCGACCAGCGGACCCCGAGTGCGGGCTACGGGGGGACCTCGCGGATGGCGGCTCCCACCGGAACCTTCGAATGGACGCGGCTGAGCGTCTCTTTCATGTGGACGGCGAACTGCGACCACCTGGATGTCTATCCCATTTTCCGGAACAAGACGGGTATTGCCTGGTGGGACGGTCTCCAGGTCGAGGAGGGGACGGTCCTGACCCCCTACGGCGGGGACGGCACGGGCCTGGACCGGCTGAGCGTCGATGCCCGCTCGTTCAATCCCTCGCAGGGTGCGGTGACGTTCTGGTATCGGCCCGCCTATGAGTGGAGCGATGATCGGGGCAACGGCTATCTTGCCGGCATGACGAACTCGGCCGATGACGCGATTTTGCTCCTGCGAAAGAACCGTGCCTCATCCGGCCGGCCGGCCCTGGGCCTCGCGGTCCATGACGGGACGAACTGGCGCTGGATCGACTGGGTACCGGCGACGGATGCCTGGGCAGCGGATACCTGGCATCACATCGCAATGACCTGGGGCCCTCGCAATTCTGAGCTGTTCGTCGACGGCGAACGCGTCGGAGTGAGCGATTACGGCGGGCCGCTCTACTTCGCGCGACAGATCCGGTTGCTGTACTTCTCCGGGCTGTGCAACAACGTGGGCTACTGCTCGAGCGGTACCCTGGACGGTCTCAAGGTATGGGACCTCCAGCGGGATCAGGCCGCCATTCGCCGCGATGCCCTCGGCGTAGCAGCTCTGTAG